The following proteins are co-located in the Nonlabens ponticola genome:
- a CDS encoding THC0290_0291 family protein codes for MITGCKSYLLILSLALASLVADAQLGFSHEVGVIAGPVAFQSDYGERYDFDTNKGNVGIGLGVVHYINFAYRADCNCRSRDTYWNDHFKIRSQLSFHTTTLNHLGELAERNSIDGLRLRSMEGKARVLELGSHLEFYPLSVRDFQNNGYKWAPYFGLGVHYVNYKPEAESSLGPLGNPETTYITFLDRIDTDRGSTLAYVADVGVRYKLNNLSDILISSAWHYYDSNYVDGLSPRNVNNRANDWVWWFNVGFIYYL; via the coding sequence ATGATTACTGGATGTAAATCTTACCTTTTAATATTATCCCTAGCTTTAGCAAGTCTCGTTGCCGACGCACAACTAGGATTCTCACATGAAGTAGGTGTTATCGCCGGTCCAGTTGCTTTTCAAAGTGACTATGGTGAGCGATATGACTTTGATACTAATAAAGGTAATGTAGGTATAGGGCTAGGTGTAGTACATTACATCAATTTTGCCTATCGTGCAGACTGTAATTGCCGTAGCCGTGATACTTACTGGAATGATCACTTTAAAATACGTTCCCAATTATCATTTCATACTACCACATTAAACCATCTAGGTGAATTAGCAGAGCGTAACAGTATTGATGGATTGCGTCTTAGATCCATGGAAGGTAAAGCTCGCGTACTGGAACTAGGTTCACATCTAGAATTTTATCCTCTAAGTGTAAGAGATTTTCAAAATAATGGATATAAATGGGCTCCTTACTTTGGATTAGGTGTACACTATGTAAACTATAAGCCAGAAGCGGAAAGCAGTCTAGGACCACTTGGAAATCCAGAAACAACATATATCACTTTTCTTGACCGAATTGATACTGATCGTGGTAGCACTCTTGCCTATGTCGCTGATGTCGGTGTTAGGTATAAACTCAATAACCTAAGTGACATATTGATCTCATCTGCATGGCATTACTATGACAGTAATTATGTTGATGGATTAAGCCCAAGAAATGTGAATAACCGCGCCAACGACTGGGTTTGGTGGTTCAATGTAGGCTTTATTTACTATCTATAA
- a CDS encoding acyl-CoA thioesterase, translating to MYYKQFDVRWSDLDANRHMANSAYQNFMSHTRMAYLIDNGFGQREMQQYQTGPVIFNENVYYFKEIHQGKPITVTCELTGLSDDGSLFSFKHNFYDHRGENLARGIMTGAWMNLVERKIMALHPDLKKKINDMVRSQDFTELSFKATRSHGQKPVAVNMDNLITR from the coding sequence ATGTATTACAAACAATTTGATGTAAGATGGAGTGATCTGGATGCCAACAGGCATATGGCAAACAGCGCCTACCAGAATTTCATGAGTCACACAAGAATGGCTTACTTGATTGATAATGGATTTGGTCAACGTGAGATGCAACAGTATCAAACTGGACCGGTAATCTTCAATGAAAACGTTTATTACTTCAAAGAGATACATCAAGGAAAGCCTATAACGGTAACTTGTGAATTAACAGGGCTAAGTGATGATGGTTCCCTCTTTAGTTTCAAGCATAATTTTTATGATCACCGCGGCGAGAATCTCGCTCGTGGTATCATGACTGGTGCATGGATGAATCTTGTAGAACGTAAGATCATGGCGTTACATCCAGATTTAAAGAAGAAGATTAACGATATGGTAAGGTCACAGGATTTTACCGAACTAAGTTTTAAGGCCACGAGATCACACGGTCAAAAACCGGTTGCCGTAAATATGGATAATTTGATTACCCGATGA
- a CDS encoding arsenate reductase family protein — translation MENSFIYLDSCNTCQRIKDELNLPNSIQLQNTKEQPVNVKQLEYLKKQSGSYESLFNRRAQLYRKRGLHEQDLSEVDYKELLLDHYTFIKRPILIYDDKAYIGNSKKTVAAAIEALDND, via the coding sequence ATGGAGAATAGCTTTATATACTTAGACAGTTGTAATACGTGCCAGCGCATAAAGGACGAACTCAATTTACCAAATAGCATACAGTTGCAAAACACTAAAGAGCAGCCTGTAAATGTAAAGCAACTAGAATACCTCAAAAAGCAATCAGGTAGCTATGAATCCCTATTTAATAGACGAGCACAATTGTATCGCAAACGTGGTTTGCATGAGCAGGATTTGAGTGAGGTTGATTATAAAGAACTACTATTAGATCATTATACATTTATCAAGAGACCTATACTTATCTATGACGACAAGGCTTACATAGGTAACTCAAAGAAAACAGTCGCCGCCGCAATTGAAGCCCTAGACAATGACTAA
- a CDS encoding cystathionine gamma-synthase, producing MKFNTKAIHGGQENIDPGYNAVMPPIYQTSTFKQHSPGSHKGYEYARSANPTRNALEKNIASIENGKYGLAFGSGLAAIDAVLKLLKPGDEVIATNDLYGGSYRLFTRIYEDLGIKFQFVAMDDPVSIEKHISTATRIIWVETPTNPMMNIIDIKAVAQVTKKHNLLLAVDNTFATAYLQQPLDRGADIVMHSATKYLGGHSDVIMGSLVVNDKSLADKLYFIQNASGAIPGPQDCFLVLRGIKTLHVRMQRHCENGRAVAEFLKGNSKVKNVYYPGFEDHPNYDIATSQMSDYGGMVSFSTVDGTKESAIKILESLRVFTLAESLGGVESLAGHPATMTHASIPKTEREKIGIVDSLIRLSVGIEDIHDLLQDLEQAIR from the coding sequence ATGAAATTCAATACCAAGGCCATTCACGGCGGTCAAGAAAATATTGATCCTGGATACAATGCAGTAATGCCTCCTATTTATCAAACCTCGACATTCAAGCAGCATTCGCCTGGTAGTCACAAAGGTTATGAGTATGCTCGCAGTGCAAACCCAACAAGAAATGCCTTAGAAAAGAACATCGCGAGTATTGAAAATGGCAAGTACGGTCTCGCCTTTGGTTCAGGATTAGCGGCTATCGATGCCGTCTTAAAATTGCTAAAGCCTGGCGACGAGGTGATTGCAACAAATGATTTATACGGCGGCTCTTATCGCTTGTTTACAAGAATCTATGAAGATTTAGGCATCAAGTTTCAATTTGTGGCGATGGATGATCCTGTATCTATCGAGAAACATATCAGCACAGCGACTAGAATCATTTGGGTAGAAACGCCCACTAATCCTATGATGAATATCATTGACATTAAAGCGGTCGCACAGGTTACTAAAAAGCACAACCTGCTACTGGCAGTTGACAATACATTTGCCACCGCTTACCTGCAACAGCCTCTTGATCGAGGAGCAGATATTGTCATGCATAGTGCCACTAAATATCTAGGTGGCCACAGCGATGTGATTATGGGTTCACTAGTTGTAAACGACAAATCTCTGGCTGACAAACTTTACTTTATTCAAAATGCCAGTGGTGCAATTCCAGGCCCGCAAGATTGCTTTCTCGTGTTGCGTGGCATCAAAACGTTACATGTACGCATGCAACGTCATTGTGAGAATGGACGAGCCGTTGCGGAATTTTTAAAAGGTAATAGCAAAGTTAAAAACGTGTATTATCCTGGTTTTGAGGATCATCCCAATTATGATATCGCTACTAGTCAAATGAGCGATTATGGTGGTATGGTATCATTTTCTACTGTTGATGGAACTAAGGAAAGTGCGATTAAAATACTAGAAAGCTTAAGAGTATTTACATTAGCTGAATCACTTGGTGGCGTAGAATCTCTTGCTGGTCATCCAGCAACTATGACACACGCTAGTATTCCTAAAACGGAACGTGAAAAGATAGGTATCGTTGATTCACTTATAAGATTGAGTGTTGGGATTGAAGATATTCATGACTTGTTGCAAGATCTAGAACAAGCTATCAGATAG
- a CDS encoding DinB family protein, producing MDSRFSHNLRTREFFISFIDKLTTEQLNEIPQGFSNNIIWNICHSMTSQQGLVYGLSLVDQQIPKELALRFRNGTKPEGFIQEKEINEFKEMLVPLIKKTSDDYDQGVFKEFKPYTTSTGYTMNDIEDAIQMNNIHEGLHLGYAMAILKAIH from the coding sequence ATGGATAGTAGATTTTCTCATAATTTGAGAACCAGAGAGTTTTTCATCTCCTTCATCGACAAGTTAACAACTGAACAGCTTAATGAAATACCACAAGGCTTTTCTAACAATATTATCTGGAATATATGTCACAGCATGACGAGTCAACAGGGTCTTGTCTATGGATTGTCATTAGTCGATCAACAAATCCCTAAGGAACTGGCACTGCGATTTAGAAACGGCACAAAGCCAGAAGGCTTTATACAGGAAAAGGAAATTAACGAGTTTAAGGAAATGCTGGTACCGCTGATAAAGAAAACCAGCGATGATTATGATCAAGGTGTTTTTAAGGAGTTTAAACCCTATACTACAAGCACAGGATACACCATGAATGATATTGAAGATGCGATCCAAATGAATAATATTCATGAAGGTCTACATCTGGGATATGCTATGGCGATATTAAAAGCTATTCATTAA
- a CDS encoding DMT family transporter, with protein sequence MTKRQVALMCATLVALFYAYNFSAAKEVTPDHIGPFGLTWYRVLGTCTIFWVISLFVKTKQTVPLKDLPLIALAAFCGVGFNMITFMWGLSLTTPISASVLMVTTPIIVAVLSAVFLKEKLTGYKIAGIMLGFTGATLLIILSSAPNQIAADPMTGNFLVFINSVSYAFYILLAKRLTAKYDVFTLMKWLYLFGLLFITPFGIEQGLAFEWSTASTTIVLNIAYVVLFATFGTYMLNIIAIKTLKPSVVAVFVYLQPLLAALIAVGLGTDTLSWTKAGIGVMIFLGVYLTGRKSQRTVKEETVIN encoded by the coding sequence ATGACTAAGAGACAGGTCGCGCTTATGTGCGCGACTCTTGTGGCATTGTTTTATGCATACAACTTTTCTGCTGCTAAAGAAGTCACACCAGATCATATAGGTCCGTTCGGCTTGACGTGGTATCGAGTATTAGGGACTTGTACAATATTTTGGGTGATATCACTTTTCGTGAAAACGAAACAAACAGTACCACTTAAAGATCTACCGCTTATTGCTCTTGCTGCGTTTTGTGGTGTAGGATTTAATATGATCACATTTATGTGGGGTCTTAGTTTGACCACACCTATCAGCGCATCAGTGCTGATGGTCACAACACCAATTATTGTTGCCGTATTAAGTGCCGTATTTCTCAAGGAGAAACTCACCGGCTATAAGATCGCTGGTATCATGCTTGGTTTTACCGGAGCCACCTTACTCATTATCTTATCAAGTGCACCCAATCAAATAGCAGCAGATCCAATGACAGGAAATTTTCTTGTGTTTATCAATAGCGTGAGTTATGCTTTTTACATTTTGCTGGCCAAAAGACTCACAGCAAAATATGATGTATTTACATTGATGAAGTGGTTGTATCTATTTGGATTGTTGTTCATTACGCCGTTTGGTATAGAGCAAGGACTCGCCTTTGAGTGGAGTACAGCAAGCACAACTATTGTATTGAATATTGCTTATGTAGTGTTGTTTGCAACCTTTGGTACATATATGCTCAACATCATTGCTATAAAAACCTTGAAGCCTAGCGTGGTTGCCGTCTTTGTTTACTTGCAGCCGTTGCTTGCCGCATTGATTGCTGTTGGTTTAGGGACTGATACATTGTCATGGACTAAGGCTGGAATAGGCGTGATGATCTTTTTAGGAGTTTATTTGACTGGTCGTAAATCACAAAGAACTGTAAAAGAGGAAACAGTTATAAATTAG